The Toxorhynchites rutilus septentrionalis strain SRP chromosome 3, ASM2978413v1, whole genome shotgun sequence genome includes a region encoding these proteins:
- the LOC129774474 gene encoding uncharacterized protein LOC129774474, translating to MSSLIKCAICEKIIAHNSENTGNLIQHLREFHLADSMGRTKCKDPGNNSNHRDSVVVEPESVPMFSGNLDKHEHDRCTISDMIDETVEPSEPSQTSSSEKEISPTTSRDCLRTKLIYQPSMDRRKRKVLYKRAYRPKKSFRSYRHVSYRTVVESWRPGCSRITCPACGKCRIPIVRSQQEHDTNSSAWASFLLFCWPFCCIPCCFSVPRREYLHCSVCDAHLASYDYGTDCLEPNFELFEGG from the coding sequence ATGTCCTCCCTGATTAAGTGCGCCATCTGTGAAAAAATAATTGCTCACAACTCCGAGAACACCGGAAATTTAATTCAGCATTTGCGAGAATTTCATCTGGCTGATAGCATGGGAAGAACGAAGTGTAAAGATCCAGGAAATAACAGTAATCATCGAGACAGCGTTGTGGTAGAACCAGAATCAGTGCCGATGTTCAGCGGAAATCTGGATAAGCATGAACATGATCGTTGCACAATCAGTGACATGATTGACGAAACCGTCGAACCCTCAGAGCCTTCCCAAACTTCAAGTTCGGAAAAAGAAATATCTCCAACGACAAGCAGAGACTGTCTCCGGACAAAGCTAATCTATCAACCTTCCATGGATAGGAGAAAACGGAAAGTTCTGTACAAACGAGCGTATCGTCCGAAAAAGTCCTTCCGTTCCTATCGGCATGTATCATACCGAACGGTCGTCGAGAGCTGGCGTCCAGGATGTTCCAGAATAACTTGTCCCGCTTGCGGGAAATGTCGGATACCCATCGTTCGATCGCAACAAGAACACGATACCAATTCATCGGCTTGGGCTTCGTTCCTGCTGTTCTGTTGGCCATTCTGCTGTATACCCTGCTGCTTTTCGGTGCCGAGACGGGAGTATTTACACTGTTCGGTATGCGATGCTCACCTTGCGTCGTATGATTACGGAACTGATTGCCTGGAACCGAATTTCGAACTTTTTGAAGGTGGATAG